In Cheilinus undulatus linkage group 16, ASM1832078v1, whole genome shotgun sequence, one DNA window encodes the following:
- the LOC121524259 gene encoding C-Myc-binding protein produces the protein MAHYRASESKREQFRRYLEKSGVLDTLTSVLVALYEETDKPNNALDFIKLHLGATGSEPADAEALRMELAELQQKCNLLMEENKELRNRLMQYEAAPEDGAGE, from the exons ATGGCCCATTATAGA GCTTCAGAATCAAAGAGGGAGCAGTTCAGGCGATATCTAGAGAAGTCTGGGGTCCTTGACACTTTAACAAGCG TGTTAGTGGCACTTTATGAAGAAACTGACAAACCTAACAATGCACTGGA TTTCATAAAGCTCCACCTGGGAGCGACTGGTTCAGAGCCAGCAGATGCTGAAGCTCTTCGCATGGAGCTGGCTGAGCTACAACAGAAATGTAACCTGCTCATGGAGGAGAACAAAGAGCTGAgaaacagg cTGATGCAGTATGAAGCAGCACCTGAGGATGGAGCAGGAGAGTAG
- the LOC121524067 gene encoding gap junction alpha-9 protein-like — MGDWNFLGGILEEVHIHSTMVGKIWLTILFIFRMLVLGVAAEDVWNDEQSDFICNTDQPGCRNVCYDQAFPISLIRYWVLQVIFVSSPSLVYMGHAIYQLRALEKERHHKKANLRRELEAVNVEVVRKRIEKEIRQLEQQKLSKAPLRGSLLCTYMLHVVTRAVVEVTFMFGQYVLYGHRLLPLYKCEREPCPNVVDCFVSRPTEKTVFMMFMQVIACISLFLSLLEMLHLGFTKIKKAILEYYPHLKDDKDDFYVSKPKKESVVHQVGMGTTVSRKTTIPTAPCGYTLLLEKQGNGPNFPLLNASSAFVPIQGDTGEQPESQKDIKEGVPSPTEQNSNSNRTGSDTHSPPADKQDEAEEQSQHEDMDCESSEYPTFPVADTSCAASYDRKSRKVSPPWNCSTLMEGTSSDSGDSYPGREMKFGGGGARSRMFFKADVKRSSRSQSEDSSGELSSMSRHSRESNSPTMSSPNRRVSAGSSASSRRAPTDLQI; from the coding sequence ATGGGAGACTGGAACTTCCTTGGGGGGATTTTGGAGGAGGTACATATCCACTCCACCATGGTGGGGAAGATCTGGCTGACCATCCTCTTTATTTTCCGGATGCTGGTGCTGGGCGTAGCAGCAGAAGACGTCTGGAACGACGAGCAGTCTGACTTCATCTGCAACACGGACCAACCTGGCTGTCGAAACGTCTGCTATGACCAAGCCTTCCCTATTTCCCTCATTCGTTACTGGGTTCTGCAAGTGATCTTTGTGTCTTCACCCTCACTAGTGTACATGGGACATGCAATCTACCAGCTGCGAGCTCTGGAGAAGGAGCGGCACCACAAGAAGGCAAACCTGCGGCGGGAGCTGGAGGCGGTGAACGTGGAGGTGGTGCGGAAGAGGATTGAGAAGGAGATAAGACAGCTAGAGCAGCAGAAGCTAAGCAAAGCTCCGCTTAGAGGATCCCTGTTGTGTACTTACATGCTTCACGTTGTCACTCGCGCTGTTGTCGAGGTAACATTTATGTTTGGACAGTATGTCCTCTATGGACACCGTCTGCTGCCACTTTACAAGTGTGAGAGAGAGCCATGCCCAAATGTGGTTGACTGCTTTGTCTCCAGGCCCACAGAGAAAACCGTTTTCATGATGTTCATGCAGGTGATcgcctgcatctccctcttcctcaGCCTTCTTGAGATGTTACACTTAGGATTTACAAAGATCAAGAAGGCCATCCTTGAGTACTACCCCCATCTGAAGGACGATAAAGATGATTTTTATGTCAGTAAGCCTAAAAAGGAATCAGTTGTGCATCAAGTGGGCATGGGCACAACTGTGAGTCGCAAAACTACAATCCCCACAGCTCCATGTGGGTACACGTTACTGTTGGAGAAGCAGGGCAATGGACCCAACTTCCCTCTTCTTAATGCCTCTTCTGCATTCGTCCCAATACAAGGAGACACTGGAGAACAACCAGAGAGCCAAAAGGACATCAAGGAGGGGGTGCCGAGCCCCACAGAGCAGAACAGCAACTCCAACAGAACGGGTAGTGACACGCACTCTCCTCCTGCAGACAAACAAGACGAGGCAGAGGAGCAGTCCCAACATGAGGACATGGACTGTGAGAGCTCGGAGTATCCCACCTTCCCTGTAGCAGACACATCCTGTGCAGCTAGCTATGACAGGAAGTCACGGAAGGTCAGTCCGCCATGGAATTGCTCCACTCTGATGGAGGGGACCAGCTCAGACAGCGGAGACTCTTACCCCGGGAGAGAAATGAAGTTTGGCGGTGGCGGCGCCAGATCGAGGATGTTCTTTAAAGCAGACGTTAAAAGGTCGAGCAGGTCGCAGAGCGAAGACTCTTCAGGGGAGCTGAGCTCTATGTCTCGACACAGCCGGGAAAGCAACAGCCCCACCATGTCCTCTCCAAACCGCAGAGTGTCAGCGGGGAGCAGCGCCAGCAGCAGACGAGCCCCAACTGACCTGCAGATATAA